TTCACCATTTTCACCACCGTCAACCAAACGCAAAGCGTCAACCTCAGTCAACAAAGCAGCGTAGGACTGGTTACCGTTCTCGATCCCCTTGAACGGGTTTGGTGCGTACATACCGACATCAATGTTCTTGTCCATGGTAGCGTTTGGCAAGAATTGCTTGATAAAGCTGTTAATGACGCCAGTGTAGGCCTTACCGTTTGCCGTGTTTTCGATACCGTTGAACACGTCAGAAGAGGTACCCATGATGAAACCAACGTTGTCGAAACCGGAAACACATTGACCGTCATTGACAGGGGCACCATTGTTGACATCGGTACCGAGGTACTTAATGTCGGTGAAAGATCTCAAGGAGGAGTCCCAAGTACCAAACTCGAATGGGTTAGCCTCGTACACTGTAGCGTTTAAATGAACCATATCCTCGTCTGGGAATTCTCCATCTAAGATACTAATTGGGAACGGCATTTCAGCGTTCTTGAAGACGTCAAAGTCTCTCAAAGTGGAGAAAGTTAGCGCGTCACCGGAGTTTGGATAAGTTGGGAACATGAAGCGAGAAAGAACACGACCCCAGATATCAACGAAAGTGACGTTGTAACCTTGAGCTTGTTTCTGATCAACCTCTTTCTTAACTGCACCGAAAATCTCGTTGGTCAAAGTTTTGTTCGAGCCACCTGGCGCGATAAGACTGTTTTCGATCGCCCAAATGGAAGTCGAGTTGGTGGTGCTCAATTGGTCCAAGATTTCTTGGATGGAGGTCCAATTGTTCCAGGCCAAAGTCGAAGTAAGCCAGTTACCACCAGACAACCCTGCAAAGTACGTTGAACTTTGCAGCAGACCACCAAGACCGTGTTCGTTGGCACCTTCAGTTCTGTTGTCCATTGCAGCAACCATACCACCAGCGGCCAACATAGCACGGTACCCACCACCGGAGGCGGCAATACCAATTCTAGGAGCTGCGTTCtcatctttgaacaaatcgTCTAGGAGAGAGCTGTCCGAGAAATTCTTTGTTGCTTTAGTCaagaaacttttcaaagagtctCTTGTGTTAGcgtctcttttctttaacCAGTCCTGTTCGTCCGTGGAAAGACCAGATGCGTTTCTGACAAGATTGATGTCGCTAGGACAAGACACTTCGCCAGGAGCATAACTCCCACTAGGGGACCAGGCGGCTGCACCGGCTGACAAGGTAACCGTCAGAAGAGACGCTGGGAGAAGCAATTGCATTAGATTGACGTGCTACTTCTCCCCTGTTTTATCAAGAAACGTGTAAGcccagaggaggaacatACCCCAACTGAACATTCATTTTGGCTGTTTAAATATCAACTCACCCATGAAATTTCAGGTTAAACGATGCCGACGACGCGTATGCAGCCAATTGTTTACAATCAAATGTTGAATTTTCGAAAtgttttggtttcttttttgttgtatTTTTTACGCGATTTTTGCCTTCCAATACCCAAAAAAGGGTGGCCCTTACCGGTTGCGGAAATGCATACCAAATAGGAAAGCGGAGTACCGAAAAGGGACACAACCcgcccaaaagggaaactGAGATTTTATTTGGGCGGGTTGTGTACTAAAACGGAAATGAGTCCTAATTGGGCGCTCGAGTATGAAAAGTTGACCGGTATATACACACTTGATATTATTACGTAGATGCAAGCAGGGGACCCGGAAGAAGATCTCTCGCTCTATGCCATTCTCTCTTGCAACACTTGCAAGGCCAGTTGTCTGCGTCTGTCTGCCACAGGCACAACTTTCTTGGCGCCTCTCTGCTCCGCGATGTCGTTGCCCTTGTCTATATCGTCGAGCTGGAACGGTTTAATGATTCTTAGTCTGACGCATGCAATGTTGTAGACTGCGTTGAACAGTGGTTTCAAGAAAGGTTTGATGACGTctgggaagaagaggatcAGCTGGAAAGTATCTGAGGCGTCGCCCTTGATGTATTCACCGTCCTTCCCGCCCTGCACGGCCAACGGCTGGAAAAAACGCAGGTATATCCAGCAGGAGAAGAAAGTACACCATATGGAGATCAGTTGGAAAAGGTGGTGTGACCAAACAATCTCCACGATGGTCATGACACTCATAATGAAGATGGGCAACAGTTTGAACCTGAAGTTCTTCTCAATGGGGGATTTCAAATTAATGATGGTTGTCTCAGGTAACAGTTGTCTATAGATTATGGGAAAACCTATAAGTACTGTGTAGTTACCATCGATTGGGGTTGTCAAATTTATTAGATCGGGGAAACAGAAATGGATACCGACCGTGATAAGCACCATCAAGATGTTAGTTAGCGTCCCAATCCCAAGTACAAATTTCAGTAACTCTTTAGTGCTACTCCAATTTTTCTCGATGTATGCGCCGCCTATCAACAGGTTGAACAATGTACAAATGAACTTCCAAAATTGCGTGTCCACGAAGTTAGACAGAACTACGGAGTATGGgaacttcaaaatcatcGACGGAATCAGCTGGACAACAGGGTTGACCACATTCTCGTATTTCAGCCCTGGGGTCTCCTGGACCAGCTGGTTGTACGAGTACTGTCTTGTGACGAACAGTGCAACGGAGAAACACACATAACCGGACAAAATCAGTTTAGTGCTCGTTGGGATCTGCCGAAAATCCAGCAGAGAATCAGGCACACTGATATCGAAAAACCGCGTACTGTACTGCATATTGTATGACACCTCGGGTGTGTGTACGCTGCTCTGGTACGATCGATGGGTCTTCTCTAAAGAGAGTATCCTTGTTGTCATTGAACTGCATTCGGATTGTTAGATGCCAAACAACCAATTATCACTTTGGACGAAACTCGCACCTTGCAACCAACCCTCAACCACTACAGCACCTGCACCCGTAGACATAACCCGTAGTGTACATCAAGTAACGGTGCCCTGACTGAACCGAGAAGAGGAAACCGTGATGGGCAGGcccctcctcctcctcatcccGTATGCAATCGAAAGAAACCTTTTTCTACGCAGAGAAAGGGAAACTGACCTGAAGAATCGACACAAACAACCAGGGTACGGCCCCCAGTCCCTCTACCCATTGCCCAACCCACTTGCTACCGACCCAGGGCACTACCAGTCGCCCAGTCACCATACCCCTGCACCCAGACACCGGAAGTCACGTGGCCCACAAGAAGTGTGGGAAATATTCCATGTGAAGTGCACACATTGACACGTTCTCGAGGTCCCCGTTGACGGTTAACACGGCGGACTCGCAAGAAGGTTACGTTCTTTGGTCGAAGGTGTTTAATACATCTGGTTCAATTGGTCTTCTGTGAGCTGCTTGTGTGTGGGACAAGGCAGGTTTGGTACCGGTGAACGGGAAGGGAGTTCGATAATAATTGAGGGTCTGGGAATGGATGGTAAGGATGAGGTAACCCGGCCCGATGACACACTGGAAGGTGACGCTGCGGGAGCTGCAACTGAGTCCCTGGTAGAGCTCAGTGATGGGAATGCCATTGCAGATAGTATACCGTGGATCAGTAGTAATGGCAGTGGGAAAATACAGAAACCTGGGAGGCGGCCGCGAGCCaaaaaagtgaacaaaTTGTCACAGGACCAAGTTCGGATCAACCATATATCATCGGAGAAGAAACGCAGAGAGGTGATCAGGTCTATTTACGACGAATTGGTTCTGCTGGTGCCGGATCTGGACG
The sequence above is a segment of the Huiozyma naganishii CBS 8797 chromosome 11, complete genome genome. Coding sequences within it:
- the KNAG0K00540 gene encoding uncharacterized protein (similar to Saccharomyces cerevisiae YOL107W; ancestral locus Anc_3.76), whose product is MQYSTRFFDISVPDSLLDFRQIPTSTKLILSGYVCFSVALFVTRQYSYNQLVQETPGLKYENVVNPVVQLIPSMILKFPYSVVLSNFVDTQFWKFICTLFNLLIGGAYIEKNWSSTKELLKFVLGIGTLTNILMVLITVGIHFCFPDLINLTTPIDGNYTVLIGFPIIYRQLLPETTIINLKSPIEKNFRFKLLPIFIMSVMTIVEIVWSHHLFQLISIWCTFFSCWIYLRFFQPLAVQGGKDGEYIKGDASDTFQLILFFPDVIKPFLKPLFNAVYNIACVRLRIIKPFQLDDIDKGNDIAEQRGAKKVVPVADRRRQLALQVLQERMA
- the KNAG0K00530 gene encoding uncharacterized protein, whose product is MQLLLPASLLTVTLSAGAAAWSPSGSYAPGEVSCPSDINLVRNASGLSTDEQDWLKKRDANTRDSLKSFLTKATKNFSDSSLLDDLFKDENAAPRIGIAASGGGYRAMLAAGGMVAAMDNRTEGANEHGLGGLLQSSTYFAGLSGGNWLTSTLAWNNWTSIQEILDQLSTTNSTSIWAIENSLIAPGGSNKTLTNEIFGAVKKEVDQKQAQGYNVTFVDIWGRVLSRFMFPTYPNSGDALTFSTLRDFDVFKNAEMPFPISILDGEFPDEDMVHLNATVYEANPFEFGTWDSSLRSFTDIKYLGTDVNNGAPVNDGQCVSGFDNVGFIMGTSSDVFNGIENTANGKAYTGVINSFIKQFLPNATMDKNIDVGMYAPNPFKGIENGNQSYAALLTEVDALRLVDGGENGESIPFAPLIQQEREVDVVFALDISDDTEQSWPDGSSIINTYRRQFTTEGQFSAFPYVPDNETFVKDGLNKKPTFFGCDAKNLTGLRYTPPLIVYVPNTEYSFASNTSTLQLNYEEKDIRNMIQNGFESMTMGNFTKDSEFIGCIGCAIMRRKQESQDLALPEECNKCFSNYCWGGFDAEASVSAQNTTGSNATWSNSTSASSVRNGTATSTLIGSVDENSSRITAMAAATGGNQTSSGAASSSTSTTRTRGGANVLNAGSTLGVFFFVNVLLNFL
- the INO4 gene encoding Ino4p (similar to Saccharomyces cerevisiae INO4 (YOL108C); ancestral locus Anc_3.75); amino-acid sequence: MDGKDEVTRPDDTLEGDAAGAATESLVELSDGNAIADSIPWISSNGSGKIQKPGRRPRAKKVNKLSQDQVRINHISSEKKRREVIRSIYDELVLLVPDLDETENRSELVIYLKTINYLKWLYDKNATLRSKIQQKGNTGGNEQNKEIDEELIWELETESKDPS